The following is a genomic window from Dermatophilaceae bacterium Soc4.6.
GAAGCGCTGGGACGAGGAGCACGCCAAGCTGAAGGCGCTCGTGCTGATGTACAAGACCAAGTCGGCCTACAACGACAGCATGGCCGCCCGCTACCAGGCGGCACAGACCCGGCTCCGCCGGTTCGTCGACGCCGGGCCACCGGAGGCGCTGCCGCAGCAGCAGCACGTGAGGATGCGCCTGACGGGTGGACGCACCGCCAAACGAGCGGTCGTGGCGCAGCGGCTCGAGCTCACCGGGCTGATGAAGCCCTTCGACCTCGAGGTCTGGTACGGCGAGCGGCTCGCTGTGCTCGGTTCCAACGGCTCCGGCAAGTCGCACTTCCTGCGGCTGCTCGCGGCCGGCGGGTCGGACCCCGACCTCGAGCACCGTCCGGTGGGTGACGTGCAGCCGGAGCGGGTGGCGCACACCGGCATGGTCCGGCTCGGCTCACGAGTGCGGCCCGGGTGGTTCGCCCAGACGCACGAGCACCCGTCCCTGCTCGGCCGCACCCTGCTCGAGGTGCTTCACCGCGGCGACGAGCACCGGGACGGGAAGCCGCGGGAGCAGGCCGCCCGCGCCCTCGACCGCTACGAGCTCGCCCATGCGTCGGAGCAGACCTTCGACACCCTCTCGGGAGGGCAGCAGGCACGTTTCCAGATCCTGCTCCTCGAGCTCTCGGGGGCGACCCTGCTGTTGCTCGACGAGCCCACCGACAACCTCGACCTCGACTCGGTGGAGGCCCTGGAGGCCGGGCTGGCCGCCTTCGACGGGACGGTCGTCGCCGTCACCCACGACCGGTGGTTCGCGCGGTCCTTCGACCGCTTCCTCGTGCTCGGCGCCGAGGGCACGGTCTACGAGAGCGCGGACGCGGTGTGGGACGAGGGGCGGGTCGCGCGTCGGCGCTGACCCGACCGTCGCCCACCGTCAGTCGTGGGTGACCCCGGAGAAGTGCTCGGGGTTGATGACCTCCCAGACGATCATCAGGACGGCACCGAGGGCCAGGGATCCGATGCCGAGCAGGATGATGCCGCCCAGCAGGGGGATCAGCCCCTGCATGAGGATGTCGCGGGGCTTGGCCCACATGGTGTGCCGGTAGAACCACGCGCAGGCAAAGCCGGTGGGGCCGTAGTAGAAGGCGATGGACACGGCACCCATCCACACGGTGGCGTCGGTGGGTCTGGGTGCTGGCTGCCGCCGAGGCCGGCACGCTGATCGGGAGCAGGTGCACCATGATCCATCCGAAGCTGCCACTGCCGAAGACCTCGGCGCCCATGGCAGCGAAGAC
Proteins encoded in this region:
- a CDS encoding ATP-binding cassette domain-containing protein, whose translation is MGHVDVNTVSYFLPDGQPLLAEVSLRVGEGAKVALIGPNGTGKTTLTRIVSGDLVADEGAVTRSGGLGVMRQFVGQVRDESTVRDLLLTVATDKIRSAAHAIDRTELAMMEHDTESVQMAYAQALVDWGDAGGYEAETLWDVCTIAALGVPYEKAQWRKVTTLSGGEQKRLVLESLLRGPEEVLLLDEPDNYLDVPGKEWLEAQLVASAKTVLFVSHDRELLGRVATRVATLEPGAAGSTLWVHAGPFATYYDARRDRFARLEELRKRWDEEHAKLKALVLMYKTKSAYNDSMAARYQAAQTRLRRFVDAGPPEALPQQQHVRMRLTGGRTAKRAVVAQRLELTGLMKPFDLEVWYGERLAVLGSNGSGKSHFLRLLAAGGSDPDLEHRPVGDVQPERVAHTGMVRLGSRVRPGWFAQTHEHPSLLGRTLLEVLHRGDEHRDGKPREQAARALDRYELAHASEQTFDTLSGGQQARFQILLLELSGATLLLLDEPTDNLDLDSVEALEAGLAAFDGTVVAVTHDRWFARSFDRFLVLGAEGTVYESADAVWDEGRVARRR